In the Paraflavitalea devenefica genome, one interval contains:
- a CDS encoding DNA-directed RNA polymerase subunit omega produces the protein MSKLRRQISANTANTAETKDLNVIKGKTGNVYESIAIIAKRANQINISLKEELHNKLEEFASHTDSLEEIHENKEQIEISRAYERMPNPALLATQEFLDDKIYYRKNEDDLFS, from the coding sequence ATGAGCAAGTTAAGAAGACAAATTAGCGCTAACACCGCTAACACAGCGGAAACCAAGGATCTGAATGTGATCAAAGGCAAAACCGGTAATGTGTATGAATCCATTGCCATCATTGCCAAGCGCGCCAACCAGATCAATATTTCCCTGAAAGAGGAGTTGCACAACAAGCTGGAGGAATTTGCCAGTCATACAGATAGCCTGGAGGAAATCCATGAGAACAAGGAGCAGATAGAAATATCCAGGGCCTATGAGCGTATGCCCAATCCTGCTTTGCTGGCTACCCAGGAATTCCTGGACGATAAGATCTATTATCGTAAGAATGAAGATGATCTGTTCAGCTAA
- the coaBC gene encoding bifunctional phosphopantothenoylcysteine decarboxylase/phosphopantothenate--cysteine ligase CoaBC: MFQDKKILLAVTGSIAAYKSILLTRLLVKAGAEVKIVMTPAARDFVSPLTLSTLSRNPVVMDLASNESWSNHVQLGRWADIMVIAPLSCNTLAKMAHGLCDNMLLATYLSATCPVVIAPAMDEDMWHHPTTKANLQKLESFGNKIIPVGRGELASGLYGDGRMAEPEAIVQFIQEHFFLKQDLAGKKALVTAGPTYEPIDPVRFIGNHSSGKMGLAIAEELAKRGASVHLVLGPSAVHTDIPGIKVHRVQTAEQMYEACMKEFATAGIAVMSAAVADYTPAVTEPEKIKKSSGSITVELTKTKDILKALGQEKRKGQLLVGFALETTNEKEYALGKLASKNADIIVLNSLNDEGAGFGYDTNKITIFERSGNEIPYERKPKQQVAHDIVDRIVNMLYAQ; this comes from the coding sequence ATGTTCCAGGACAAAAAGATCTTGCTCGCCGTTACGGGAAGTATTGCTGCCTATAAATCTATCCTGCTCACCAGGTTACTGGTAAAGGCCGGCGCCGAAGTAAAAATTGTAATGACGCCTGCCGCCCGCGACTTTGTTTCGCCCTTAACACTTTCCACGCTTTCCAGGAACCCTGTAGTTATGGACCTCGCCAGTAATGAATCCTGGTCCAATCACGTGCAATTGGGCCGCTGGGCCGATATTATGGTCATAGCCCCGCTAAGCTGTAATACGCTGGCTAAAATGGCGCATGGACTGTGCGATAATATGCTACTGGCCACTTACTTATCAGCTACCTGTCCGGTAGTGATAGCTCCGGCCATGGATGAAGATATGTGGCACCACCCCACCACCAAGGCCAATTTGCAGAAACTGGAGTCTTTTGGCAATAAGATCATCCCGGTAGGCAGGGGAGAGCTGGCCAGCGGTCTCTATGGCGATGGCAGGATGGCCGAGCCGGAAGCGATCGTGCAGTTTATACAGGAGCATTTTTTTTTGAAGCAGGACCTGGCCGGTAAGAAGGCATTGGTTACCGCAGGCCCCACGTATGAACCGATTGACCCTGTGCGCTTTATTGGCAATCATTCCTCCGGGAAGATGGGACTGGCCATTGCGGAAGAACTGGCTAAAAGAGGCGCCAGCGTTCACCTGGTATTAGGGCCTTCGGCTGTGCATACCGATATACCGGGTATAAAGGTGCATAGGGTGCAAACGGCTGAACAGATGTACGAGGCCTGCATGAAGGAATTTGCTACCGCAGGTATCGCTGTGATGTCGGCCGCTGTAGCCGATTATACGCCCGCCGTTACCGAGCCGGAAAAGATCAAGAAATCGTCTGGTTCCATAACCGTAGAACTTACCAAAACAAAGGATATCCTGAAGGCCCTGGGACAGGAAAAGCGTAAAGGACAGTTATTGGTAGGCTTCGCCCTCGAAACCACGAATGAAAAGGAATATGCACTGGGTAAGCTGGCCAGCAAAAATGCTGATATAATTGTCTTAAATTCCCTGAATGACGAGGGGGCCGGCTTTGGTTATGATACGAATAAGATCACTATTTTTGAAAGAAGCGGAAACGAAATCCCCTACGAGCGAAAACCCAAACAACAAGTGGCCCATGATATCGTTGATAGAATTGTAAACATGTTGTATGCGCAATAA
- the porD gene encoding type IX secretion system protein PorD, with the protein MRNKLFLLVLVFSGLQATVTAQELQARININASQVSSQTDKKIFSTLQNSLNTFLNNRKWTNETFQANEKIVCHFLIVIRAALPGNVYQASITVQAARPVFNASYETPLINFQDESFNFKYVEYQPIEFNENRVSGSDPLVSNLTATLAYYVYVILGLDFDSFALRGGDPYFQKAQAIVNNAPENRDIAGWKAFDGLRNRYWLMENLTNNRYTLVHDAIYSYYRLGMDAMYENEKEGRNGILNTLNILNTLNTDISNTMIIPFFFQGKTNELVRVFKKATPEEKQKAREILMKVDLSNANTYKQELK; encoded by the coding sequence ATGCGCAATAAACTTTTTTTGTTGGTGCTGGTATTTTCCGGGCTGCAGGCAACTGTGACAGCCCAGGAATTGCAGGCACGTATTAACATTAATGCCAGCCAGGTAAGCTCACAAACAGATAAGAAGATCTTTTCGACGCTTCAGAACTCCCTGAATACATTCCTGAATAACCGTAAATGGACGAATGAAACTTTCCAGGCGAATGAAAAGATCGTTTGCCATTTCCTCATCGTTATCAGGGCAGCGCTTCCCGGGAATGTTTACCAGGCATCCATCACTGTGCAGGCGGCAAGGCCGGTATTTAATGCCAGCTATGAAACGCCCCTGATCAATTTCCAGGATGAGTCGTTTAACTTCAAGTACGTGGAGTACCAGCCCATTGAATTCAACGAAAACCGTGTATCAGGTTCAGATCCCCTGGTATCCAATCTGACGGCCACACTTGCCTATTATGTGTATGTAATCCTGGGGCTCGACTTTGATTCATTTGCTTTGCGGGGCGGTGATCCTTATTTTCAGAAGGCCCAGGCGATTGTCAACAATGCCCCTGAAAACAGGGATATCGCCGGTTGGAAGGCTTTTGACGGATTGCGTAACCGTTACTGGCTGATGGAAAACCTTACGAATAACCGGTACACCCTGGTGCATGATGCCATTTACAGTTATTACAGGCTGGGCATGGATGCGATGTATGAAAATGAAAAGGAAGGCCGGAATGGCATCCTGAACACCCTGAATATCCTGAATACCCTGAACACAGATATTTCCAATACGATGATTATTCCCTTTTTCTTTCAGGGTAAAACCAATGAGCTGGTACGTGTGTTCAAAAAAGCCACACCGGAAGAGAAACAAAAGGCGCGTG